A single window of Methanothermobacter marburgensis str. Marburg DNA harbors:
- a CDS encoding H(2)-dependent methylenetetrahydromethanopterin dehydrogenase-related protein: MKVAVYGAGNQKLYVDQLNLPEKYGGEAPYGGSRMAIEFAEAGHDVVLAEPAREMLDDAHWKVVEDAGVTVTDSDAEAASEAEMAVLFTPFGKKTFDIAKDITKHLPEGAVIANTCTVSPVVLYYVLERELRRDRQDLGIASMHPAAVPGTPQHGHYVIGGHSSSELDIATDEQISRCVELAESCGKTAYVVPADVSSAVADMGSLVTAVTLSGVLDYYYVGTQIIKAPVEMVEKQILMTLQTIASLVETSGVNGMLKAMNPELLVRSAKSMHLLEEQEELDAAINTLADLDDEVTQWINKGEIRHTDLVAAQALAKELKNLMGGKAAEGTIRRCMRKMFE; the protein is encoded by the coding sequence ATGAAAGTTGCAGTTTATGGCGCGGGTAATCAGAAACTTTATGTGGACCAGCTGAACTTGCCTGAAAAATACGGGGGTGAGGCACCCTACGGTGGAAGCAGGATGGCAATTGAATTTGCAGAGGCAGGTCATGATGTTGTGCTAGCAGAGCCAGCAAGGGAAATGCTGGATGATGCACACTGGAAGGTGGTTGAGGATGCAGGTGTAACCGTAACAGACAGCGATGCTGAGGCAGCCAGCGAGGCAGAGATGGCAGTTCTCTTCACACCATTCGGTAAAAAGACCTTTGATATAGCCAAGGACATAACCAAGCACCTTCCAGAAGGCGCTGTGATAGCCAACACCTGTACCGTATCTCCGGTGGTCCTCTACTACGTCCTTGAAAGAGAACTTCGAAGGGACCGTCAGGACCTGGGTATAGCATCAATGCATCCCGCAGCTGTTCCTGGAACACCACAGCACGGCCACTACGTCATAGGTGGACACTCAAGCAGTGAACTGGACATAGCCACCGATGAACAGATTTCAAGATGTGTTGAACTTGCAGAAAGCTGTGGTAAGACAGCATACGTTGTACCTGCAGACGTATCAAGTGCAGTTGCTGATATGGGATCCCTTGTAACTGCCGTAACACTTTCAGGTGTCCTTGACTACTACTACGTTGGTACCCAGATAATCAAGGCACCTGTGGAGATGGTTGAGAAGCAGATCCTCATGACACTCCAGACAATAGCATCCCTTGTTGAAACATCAGGTGTTAATGGAATGCTCAAGGCCATGAACCCTGAGCTCCTTGTGAGAAGTGCAAAGTCAATGCACCTCCTTGAGGAGCAGGAGGAACTGGATGCTGCAATCAACACACTCGCTGACCTTGATGATGAGGTTACCCAGTGGATAAATAAGGGTGAGATCAGGCACACGGATCTCGTTGCAGCCCAGGCCCTTGCAAAGGAACTCAAGAACCTCATGGGTGGAAAGGCAGCAGAGGGTACCATAAGAAGGTGCATGAGGAAGATGTTCGAATAA
- the hisG gene encoding ATP phosphoribosyltransferase: MKIRIAVPSKGRISEPAIRLLENAGVGLKDTINRKLFSKTQHPQIDVMFSRAADIPEFVADGAADLGITGYDLIVERGSEVEILEDLNYGRASLVLAAPEDSPIDKPEDIPDGAVIATEFPRITEDYVRKRNIGAEIVELTGSTEIAPFIGVADLITDLSSTGTTLRMNHLKVIDTLLESSVKLIANPESYRRKGQLIEELRTGIRGVIDAEGRRLVMLNIDRENLDRVRALMPGMTGPTVSEVLSDNGVVAVHAVVDEKEVFNLVNRLKSVGARDILVVPIERIIP, translated from the coding sequence ATGAAGATAAGAATAGCGGTTCCCTCAAAGGGAAGGATAAGCGAACCTGCAATAAGGCTACTTGAAAATGCAGGTGTGGGGCTGAAGGATACAATTAACAGGAAGCTATTTTCAAAGACGCAGCACCCCCAGATCGATGTCATGTTCAGCAGGGCAGCCGATATACCCGAATTCGTTGCAGATGGGGCGGCTGACCTTGGTATCACAGGGTACGACCTCATAGTGGAGAGGGGGAGTGAGGTTGAAATCCTTGAGGACCTCAACTATGGGAGGGCCAGCCTGGTCCTGGCAGCACCTGAGGACTCCCCCATCGATAAACCAGAGGACATACCCGACGGTGCGGTCATAGCAACAGAGTTTCCCAGAATAACAGAGGACTACGTCAGGAAAAGGAACATAGGGGCCGAGATAGTTGAACTCACAGGTTCCACAGAGATAGCACCCTTCATAGGGGTGGCGGACCTCATAACTGACCTCAGCAGCACCGGCACCACACTCCGGATGAACCACCTCAAGGTCATTGACACACTCCTTGAGAGTTCAGTGAAACTCATAGCAAACCCTGAAAGTTACAGACGCAAGGGGCAGCTGATAGAGGAGCTCAGAACAGGTATACGGGGAGTTATAGATGCAGAGGGCCGTAGGCTCGTAATGCTGAACATAGACCGGGAAAACCTGGATCGTGTGAGGGCACTCATGCCAGGGATGACAGGACCCACGGTCTCTGAGGTTCTATCGGATAACGGTGTTGTGGCTGTCCACGCGGTTGTGGATGAGAAGGAGGTCTTCAACCTGGTGAACAGGCTCAAGTCCGTGGGGGCAAGGGACATACTGGTTGTGCCAATTGAGAGGATAATCCCCTGA
- a CDS encoding amidohydrolase family protein, giving the protein MENESILIHGAQVLDAAGPRRGSVLIEGNTIEEVSDALSPGDADTVIDGHGKLLIPGLVNTHTHLSMTLFRGMADDLPLDRWLNDHIWPAEAHLNGEYCHAGALLGCVEMIRSGTTAFNDMYFYMDDVARAVDEAGLRCVLSHGMIDLGDDDKMRAEIRESLRIIRECHGMADGRIKVALGPHSPYTCSEELLRETARLAAEHGVGIHIHVSETENEVREVSEAHGMSPVEYLDSTGVLGPGTVAAHCVWLKENEMEILSERGVKVSHNPSSNMKLASGISPVPELMGRGVNVSIGTDGAASNNNLDMFEEMKTASLLQKVSLHDPTALPAMDVFRMATVNGAKALGVNSGLIEEGGLADIVVLNTRRPHLTPWRKPASHLVYSASGADVDTVICDGRILLLEGELKVLDEEYVMELAEGAAEELTSKQ; this is encoded by the coding sequence ATGGAGAATGAGAGCATACTGATACATGGCGCCCAGGTCCTCGACGCAGCAGGCCCCCGCAGGGGATCGGTTCTGATTGAGGGTAACACCATAGAGGAGGTTTCAGACGCCCTGAGTCCCGGTGACGCTGACACCGTCATTGATGGCCACGGAAAACTCCTAATCCCGGGTCTTGTGAATACACACACCCACCTCTCAATGACACTGTTCAGGGGTATGGCAGATGACCTCCCCCTTGACAGGTGGCTGAATGACCACATATGGCCAGCCGAGGCCCACCTCAACGGGGAGTACTGCCATGCAGGGGCACTCCTTGGATGTGTGGAGATGATAAGGTCAGGTACAACAGCCTTCAATGACATGTACTTCTACATGGATGACGTGGCCCGTGCAGTGGATGAGGCTGGACTGAGATGCGTTCTAAGTCACGGGATGATAGACCTTGGGGATGATGATAAAATGCGGGCTGAAATCAGGGAGAGCCTCAGGATAATCCGTGAATGCCACGGAATGGCAGATGGACGCATAAAGGTTGCCCTTGGGCCCCACAGCCCCTACACCTGCTCAGAGGAACTCCTCCGAGAAACCGCTCGACTGGCAGCTGAACACGGTGTTGGTATCCATATCCACGTATCTGAAACAGAAAATGAGGTCAGGGAGGTCTCAGAGGCCCACGGAATGTCCCCTGTTGAGTACCTGGATTCGACAGGTGTCCTTGGGCCGGGGACCGTGGCAGCCCACTGCGTCTGGCTGAAAGAAAATGAAATGGAGATCCTCTCAGAGAGAGGGGTGAAGGTCTCACACAACCCCTCAAGCAATATGAAACTGGCATCAGGCATCTCACCTGTACCTGAACTCATGGGGCGGGGCGTCAACGTCTCCATCGGGACAGACGGGGCCGCCTCAAACAATAACCTGGATATGTTTGAGGAGATGAAGACCGCCTCGCTGCTCCAGAAGGTCAGCCTCCATGACCCGACGGCACTCCCGGCAATGGATGTATTCCGGATGGCGACAGTGAATGGTGCCAAGGCCCTGGGAGTCAATTCTGGCCTCATAGAGGAGGGCGGGTTGGCGGATATTGTGGTCTTAAACACCCGCAGACCCCACCTCACACCCTGGAGGAAGCCGGCCTCACACCTCGTCTACTCTGCCAGTGGCGCGGATGTTGATACGGTGATATGTGACGGGAGGATTCTGCTACTGGAGGGTGAATTGAAGGTGCTGGACGAGGAATACGTCATGGAACTTGCAGAGGGTGCTGCAGAGGAGCTTACCTCAAAACAGTAG
- the leuS gene encoding leucine--tRNA ligase yields MKSKSHDGGDSVDIESKWRDKWRDAGIFHADPDDREKIFLTVAYPYPSGAMHIGHGRTYTVPDVYARFKRMQGYNVLFPMAWHVTGAPVIGIARRIQRQDPWTLKIYREVHKVPEEELERFSDPEYIVEYFSREYRSVMEDMGYSIDWRREFKTTDPTYSRFIQWQIGKLRDMGLVRKGAHPVKYCPDCENPVGDHDLLEGEGVAINQLTLLKFRMDDSYLVAATFRPETIYGATNLWLNPEEEYVRVRTGGEEWIVSRASLDNLSHQKLDLEVEGDVDPGELIGREVENPVTGENHPILPASFVDPEYATGVVFSVPAHAPADFIALEDLKKNSELLERYGLGDLIKGLEPINVITVEGYGMFPAAEAIQKFGVESQEDERLEDATGELYKVEHAKGVMSSHIPVYGGMKVSEAREVIADELKSEGLADEMYEFAERPVICRCGGRCVVRLMEDQWFMKYSDEEWKEVAHRCLSSMKIIPEEVRANFQYYIDWLNDWACSRRIGLGTRLPWDERWIIEPLTDSTIYMAYYTIAHKLRGMDPEKLDDEFFDSVFLGETGAGDELREEFSYWYPLDWRLSAKDLIGNHLTFHIFHHSAIFPESRWPRGVVVFGMGLLEGNKMSSSKGNVILLRDAIERHGADVVRLFLMSSAEPWQDFDWREKEVIGTRRRIEWFREFGERVSEIWDGELALSELPEFEPESFAGKWMICQLNHRIREATEALESFQTRKAVQEALYLLKKDVDHYMARVDGRVDVEVKMVLAHVLSAWIRLMAPFTPYTAEEMWERYGGEGFVSEAPWPGFREEAISREVQVAEEMVQNTVRDIQEIMKILDARPERVHLYISPPWKWDVLRIASEVGKPDMGAIMGRVSASKVHSNMKEVSEFVRRILRDAGKSEVVEVDEYSVLVDASDYIKSEVGADVVIHRDADYDPENKAKNAVPLKPAIYLET; encoded by the coding sequence ATGAAGTCAAAAAGCCATGATGGCGGTGATTCAGTGGATATTGAGAGTAAATGGCGCGATAAGTGGAGAGATGCAGGAATATTTCATGCTGACCCCGATGACAGAGAGAAGATCTTCCTGACAGTTGCCTATCCATACCCCAGCGGTGCCATGCACATAGGACACGGAAGGACCTACACGGTCCCGGATGTCTATGCACGTTTCAAGAGGATGCAGGGATACAACGTCCTATTTCCAATGGCCTGGCACGTCACAGGGGCCCCGGTAATAGGGATAGCCAGGAGGATACAGAGACAGGACCCCTGGACCCTCAAGATCTACAGAGAGGTCCACAAGGTACCCGAGGAGGAACTTGAACGCTTCAGTGACCCCGAATACATAGTTGAATACTTCAGCAGGGAATACCGTTCTGTGATGGAGGATATGGGTTACTCCATAGACTGGAGGCGTGAATTCAAGACCACGGACCCCACCTACAGCAGGTTCATACAGTGGCAGATAGGGAAGCTCCGTGACATGGGCCTTGTTAGGAAGGGTGCCCATCCAGTGAAGTACTGCCCTGACTGTGAAAACCCTGTCGGTGACCACGACCTCCTTGAGGGGGAGGGTGTGGCCATAAACCAGCTCACACTCCTCAAGTTCAGAATGGATGATTCATACCTTGTTGCGGCCACCTTCAGGCCCGAAACAATCTACGGTGCAACCAACCTCTGGTTGAACCCGGAGGAGGAGTATGTGAGGGTGCGGACAGGCGGTGAAGAGTGGATAGTAAGCCGTGCATCCCTTGATAACCTCTCCCATCAGAAGCTGGACCTTGAGGTTGAGGGTGACGTGGACCCTGGGGAACTCATTGGAAGGGAAGTTGAAAACCCTGTGACCGGAGAAAATCACCCCATACTTCCAGCCTCATTCGTTGACCCCGAGTACGCCACTGGAGTTGTATTCTCTGTACCTGCCCATGCCCCTGCAGATTTCATAGCCCTTGAGGACCTAAAGAAGAACTCTGAACTGCTTGAAAGGTATGGTCTCGGTGATTTGATTAAGGGCCTCGAGCCCATCAATGTTATCACAGTTGAGGGTTACGGAATGTTCCCTGCCGCAGAGGCAATCCAGAAATTCGGGGTTGAGAGTCAGGAGGATGAACGCCTTGAGGACGCCACAGGGGAACTCTACAAGGTCGAACATGCCAAGGGTGTGATGAGCAGCCACATCCCTGTTTACGGTGGAATGAAGGTTTCAGAGGCCCGTGAGGTCATAGCAGATGAACTGAAGTCTGAGGGCCTGGCCGATGAGATGTACGAGTTTGCAGAGCGTCCTGTGATATGCCGCTGCGGTGGAAGGTGCGTTGTGAGGCTCATGGAGGACCAGTGGTTCATGAAGTACTCCGATGAGGAGTGGAAGGAAGTGGCCCACAGGTGCCTTTCCAGCATGAAGATAATACCCGAGGAGGTGAGGGCCAACTTCCAGTACTACATTGACTGGCTGAATGACTGGGCATGCTCCAGGAGGATAGGTCTCGGTACAAGACTCCCCTGGGATGAGAGGTGGATAATAGAGCCCCTCACCGATTCAACCATCTACATGGCCTACTACACCATCGCCCATAAACTGAGGGGGATGGACCCTGAGAAACTGGATGATGAGTTCTTTGACAGTGTCTTCCTTGGTGAAACCGGAGCGGGGGATGAACTCAGGGAGGAATTCAGCTACTGGTACCCCCTTGACTGGAGGCTATCTGCCAAGGACCTCATAGGCAACCACCTGACATTCCACATATTCCATCACTCCGCCATATTCCCTGAATCCCGCTGGCCCCGTGGTGTTGTTGTATTTGGAATGGGCCTCCTTGAGGGTAACAAGATGTCCTCATCCAAGGGCAACGTGATACTGCTGCGGGATGCAATAGAGAGGCACGGAGCAGATGTTGTGCGCCTGTTCCTCATGTCATCTGCAGAGCCCTGGCAGGACTTTGACTGGAGGGAGAAGGAGGTTATAGGGACCAGGAGGCGCATCGAGTGGTTCAGGGAATTCGGTGAAAGGGTATCTGAGATCTGGGACGGCGAACTGGCCCTGTCTGAGCTTCCTGAATTTGAGCCTGAAAGTTTCGCTGGTAAGTGGATGATCTGCCAGCTAAACCACAGGATAAGAGAGGCCACAGAGGCCCTTGAGTCATTCCAGACCCGTAAGGCAGTGCAGGAGGCACTATATCTCCTCAAAAAGGATGTGGACCACTACATGGCACGTGTTGATGGCCGTGTGGACGTGGAGGTTAAAATGGTGCTTGCACATGTTCTGAGCGCCTGGATAAGGCTCATGGCACCATTCACTCCCTACACAGCCGAGGAGATGTGGGAGAGATACGGTGGTGAGGGTTTCGTATCAGAGGCCCCATGGCCCGGGTTCAGGGAGGAAGCCATAAGCAGGGAGGTCCAGGTTGCAGAGGAGATGGTCCAGAACACCGTCAGGGATATTCAGGAGATCATGAAGATACTGGACGCCCGACCTGAGAGGGTGCACCTCTACATATCGCCACCCTGGAAGTGGGATGTCCTGAGAATAGCATCTGAGGTTGGAAAGCCGGATATGGGTGCCATAATGGGGCGGGTTTCAGCCTCCAAAGTCCACAGCAACATGAAGGAGGTCTCAGAATTCGTGAGGAGGATCCTCCGGGATGCAGGTAAATCTGAGGTTGTTGAGGTGGACGAGTACAGTGTACTGGTTGATGCCAGTGACTACATAAAATCAGAGGTGGGGGCCGATGTGGTGATCCACCGTGATGCGGACTACGACCCTGAAAACAAGGCCAAAAATGCTGTTCCCCTTAAACCCGCAATATACCTTGAGACATGA
- the cutA gene encoding divalent-cation tolerance protein CutA — translation MFTLIYITTSGQEESARIGRRLVEEMLAACVNIIPSIKSFYHWEGSLEEDEESVLIVKTTSELTQQIIKRVRELHSYDNPCIISIPITAGGSRDYLEWLNNEVKKP, via the coding sequence ATGTTCACGCTGATATACATAACGACCTCCGGCCAGGAGGAATCGGCAAGGATCGGGCGTAGACTTGTTGAGGAGATGCTCGCAGCATGTGTGAACATCATACCCTCCATAAAATCATTCTACCACTGGGAGGGCTCCCTTGAGGAGGATGAGGAGTCGGTCCTTATTGTTAAAACAACCAGTGAACTAACCCAGCAAATAATTAAAAGAGTTAGGGAACTACATAGTTATGATAATCCATGCATAATTTCAATTCCCATAACAGCAGGGGGATCCCGTGATTACCTTGAATGGTTAAATAATGAAGTCAAAAAGCCATGA
- a CDS encoding HAD family hydrolase has protein sequence MIALFDIDKTLIHRSEVHEEAFSYAFREVYGVEATVDLIDYHGKTDPAIAREVLSLLGLESGDIDDGMDDFLHELVVYVGKNIRYDDIRLIDGVMGFLEALRSSSACMGVVTGNLEDIAFMKLERAGIAGYFSFGGFGSDSSIREELTEIAVKRGLEMGASGRIVLFGDTPYDMMAGAHVGALKIGIAAGRYGEAELRRAGADHVFRNYRSPEIMDIITCEQV, from the coding sequence ATGATCGCACTATTCGACATCGACAAAACCCTCATACACCGCTCAGAGGTCCATGAAGAGGCATTCAGCTATGCTTTCAGGGAGGTCTACGGTGTTGAGGCCACCGTTGACCTCATAGACTACCATGGAAAAACAGACCCAGCAATAGCCAGGGAGGTCCTCAGCCTCCTGGGCCTGGAATCAGGGGATATAGATGATGGGATGGACGACTTCCTCCATGAACTCGTAGTTTATGTGGGAAAAAACATCCGGTACGATGATATAAGGCTCATAGATGGTGTTATGGGGTTCCTTGAGGCTCTAAGATCCAGCAGTGCCTGCATGGGAGTTGTCACAGGTAACCTGGAGGATATAGCCTTCATGAAGCTTGAGAGGGCTGGAATTGCAGGTTACTTCTCATTCGGGGGCTTTGGGAGTGACAGCAGCATAAGGGAGGAGCTCACAGAAATCGCGGTTAAAAGGGGACTTGAGATGGGGGCCTCAGGAAGAATCGTCCTCTTTGGTGACACACCCTACGATATGATGGCCGGGGCCCATGTGGGTGCCCTTAAGATTGGAATAGCAGCCGGAAGGTACGGGGAGGCAGAGCTCAGACGGGCAGGGGCTGACCATGTCTTCAGAAACTACCGCAGCCCTGAGATAATGGATATAATTACTTGTGAGCAGGTTTAA
- a CDS encoding TRC40/GET3/ArsA family transport-energizing ATPase, whose protein sequence is MAFKDLFKFNKGKTTFVFIGGKGGVGKTTISAATALWMARSGKKTLVISTDPAHSLSDSLEREIGHTPTLITDNLYAVEIDPEVAMEEYQAKLREQASMNPGMGLDMLQDQMDMASMSPGIDEAAAFDQFLRYMTTDEYDIVIFDTAPTGHTLRLLSFPELMDSWVGKMIKIRRQIGSMAKAFKNILPFMGDEEEEDRALQDMEATKKQINAAREVMSDPERTSFKMVVIPEEMSIYESERAMKALEKYSIHADGVIVNQVLPEDSDCEFCNARRKLQQERLKQIREKFSDQVVAEVPLLKEEAKGIDTLEKIARQLYGEPEPA, encoded by the coding sequence ATGGCATTTAAGGATCTTTTCAAGTTCAATAAGGGCAAAACAACATTCGTGTTCATAGGCGGAAAGGGAGGGGTTGGCAAAACAACCATATCAGCTGCAACAGCACTCTGGATGGCCAGATCAGGTAAGAAGACACTGGTTATCTCAACCGACCCTGCACACTCACTTTCAGATTCCCTTGAGAGGGAAATAGGTCACACACCAACCCTGATAACAGATAACCTCTACGCGGTTGAAATAGACCCTGAGGTTGCAATGGAGGAGTATCAGGCGAAGCTGAGGGAACAGGCGTCAATGAACCCTGGAATGGGACTTGACATGCTCCAAGACCAGATGGACATGGCTTCAATGTCCCCGGGTATCGATGAGGCCGCGGCCTTCGACCAGTTCCTGCGGTACATGACAACCGATGAGTACGATATTGTGATATTTGACACTGCACCCACAGGCCACACACTCCGTCTGCTCTCATTCCCTGAACTCATGGACTCATGGGTTGGGAAGATGATCAAGATAAGGAGGCAGATCGGCAGCATGGCAAAGGCCTTCAAGAATATACTCCCATTCATGGGTGACGAGGAAGAGGAGGACAGGGCCCTCCAGGACATGGAGGCCACCAAGAAGCAGATAAACGCTGCAAGGGAGGTCATGTCAGACCCTGAGAGGACCTCCTTCAAGATGGTTGTGATCCCTGAGGAGATGTCCATATACGAGTCCGAGAGGGCCATGAAGGCCCTTGAGAAGTACAGCATACATGCAGATGGTGTCATTGTCAACCAGGTGCTGCCAGAGGACAGTGACTGTGAGTTCTGCAATGCCAGGAGGAAACTGCAGCAGGAGAGGCTGAAGCAGATACGTGAGAAGTTCAGCGACCAGGTGGTTGCAGAGGTTCCACTCCTCAAGGAGGAGGCCAAGGGTATCGACACCCTTGAGAAGATCGCTAGGCAGCTCTATGGTGAACCTGAGCCAGCCTGA
- a CDS encoding NAD+ synthase codes for MRHVPGLGPHVRERIEEFIKARVDDSRTDGVVLGLSGGVDSSTVAYLAADALGPDRVLGIIMPSATTPPEDLKHAELVAEETGIEYETVDIEPILESFSGICGHRASKIALANLKPRARMMVLYYHANSMNRLVAGTGNRTELLVGYFTKYGDGGVDILPIGCLYKKQVRMLAEELGVPSEIISKAPSAGLWPGQTDEEELGISYDVLDEILFLLVDKKMGVPEVASELGVPVEEVKRIQGMINAAGHKLRPPEIADPWVI; via the coding sequence ATGAGACATGTTCCAGGGCTTGGTCCCCACGTGAGGGAGAGGATAGAGGAGTTCATAAAGGCCAGGGTGGATGATAGCAGGACAGATGGTGTTGTACTGGGTCTCAGTGGGGGTGTGGACTCTTCAACTGTCGCCTACCTTGCAGCAGATGCCCTTGGCCCGGATAGGGTCCTTGGCATAATCATGCCGTCTGCCACAACACCCCCCGAGGACCTCAAACATGCGGAGCTGGTTGCAGAGGAAACCGGTATAGAATATGAGACCGTGGACATTGAACCCATTCTGGAGTCATTCAGTGGTATATGCGGTCACCGGGCCAGCAAAATCGCTCTGGCAAACCTCAAGCCAAGGGCAAGGATGATGGTCCTCTACTACCATGCAAACTCCATGAACCGGCTTGTGGCAGGTACCGGTAACCGTACAGAGCTCCTTGTGGGTTACTTCACAAAATACGGTGATGGGGGAGTCGACATACTTCCAATTGGATGCCTCTACAAGAAACAGGTCCGTATGCTTGCAGAGGAGCTTGGTGTTCCATCCGAGATAATATCCAAGGCCCCATCAGCAGGTCTCTGGCCCGGCCAGACCGATGAGGAGGAACTGGGGATAAGTTACGATGTCCTGGATGAGATCCTCTTTCTGCTGGTTGATAAAAAAATGGGGGTTCCTGAGGTCGCATCTGAACTTGGAGTGCCTGTTGAAGAGGTTAAGAGGATACAGGGTATGATAAATGCGGCAGGGCACAAGCTCAGGCCCCCTGAAATAGCCGATCCCTGGGTGATCTGA
- a CDS encoding fumarylacetoacetate hydrolase family protein encodes MKFLRFSDGGRVLCGFTDGEKVFQVESDHYLLEDPEVISEHNMGDVKILPPVSPSKVICVGLNYRDHAAELGMDIPDEPVIFLKPPTAVIGHGDAIVYPAMSSEVDHEVELAAVISERVRCVDSEEADEFIAGYTVLNDVTARDLQRRDGQWTRAKSFDTFCPIGPFIETDIRPSNLDISLELNGVLRQSSSTSNMIFTVQELVEFISEIMTLEPGDIIATGTPPGVGEMKPGDTVRATVEGVGTLENRVESSDIQ; translated from the coding sequence ATGAAGTTCCTCCGGTTTTCAGATGGCGGAAGGGTTCTCTGCGGCTTTACAGATGGAGAGAAGGTATTTCAGGTTGAAAGTGATCACTACCTCCTTGAAGACCCTGAGGTTATCTCGGAACATAATATGGGGGACGTGAAGATCCTCCCACCGGTTTCACCCTCAAAGGTCATATGTGTGGGTCTCAACTACAGGGACCACGCAGCTGAACTTGGAATGGACATACCTGATGAACCCGTCATATTCCTCAAGCCACCAACAGCGGTCATAGGCCATGGAGATGCAATAGTCTACCCTGCAATGTCCTCGGAGGTTGACCATGAGGTTGAACTTGCAGCGGTTATATCAGAAAGGGTGAGGTGCGTTGATTCAGAGGAGGCGGATGAATTCATAGCAGGCTACACGGTCCTCAATGATGTAACTGCAAGGGACCTCCAGAGGCGTGACGGCCAGTGGACCCGTGCAAAAAGCTTTGACACCTTCTGCCCCATAGGGCCATTCATAGAAACTGATATCAGACCCAGCAACCTCGACATATCCCTTGAACTCAATGGAGTACTCAGGCAGTCATCCAGCACATCAAACATGATATTCACCGTCCAGGAACTGGTTGAGTTCATATCAGAGATCATGACACTGGAGCCCGGAGATATCATTGCAACCGGCACACCACCCGGCGTCGGAGAGATGAAACCAGGAGACACCGTAAGGGCCACCGTTGAGGGTGTGGGAACACTTGAAAACAGGGTTGAATCTTCAGATATCCAATGA